From Haloplanus vescus:
GGTACTGGTTCCCGACTTTGTACCAGCCACCCCACGACAGCAACTCGTCACGCCACCCACCGCGACTCGACATCTCCTGGCGGTAAGTCTCCATACACCCCTGCGAGCAGAACTTGAGCGTCTCACCGCCGTCAGTCGTAAGCGTGTACTCGTCTTTGCCTTCCATCCCGCAGGTTGGATCCTCGGTGACGCCCGCCTCGTAATCGCGCTCGTTGAGCGTCTCTCGCACCTCATCGAAGAGGTTCTCCGGGAGCGTGAGGTGAACGATGACGGCCATCACGGCGATGAGAATGAGTCCGCCGAGTAACTCTGCGACTAGGAACTCCCAGCCGAGCAGAATCAGGATCATCAACCCGAGTTCGACGATGAGGTTCGTCGACGCGAACATGAACGCGAGGAAGTTCACCGCGTGCGCCCCCTTCTTGAACAACCCCTTCCCGATGGCGACGGCGCCGAAACTACAGCCACTACTGGCCGCGCCGAACGCAGTCGCCTTGGTGAGCCCGCTCAGATCGCCATCGCCGAGGACCTGCGCCATCCGCTCCTTGGAGACGTAGACTTGGACGAGGCTCGTGATCGTGAGGCCCATGATGATCGCCCACGCTGCCGTCCAGAGGAAGCCCACTCCGATACGTAGAGCTTCGGAGATGCCACCAATCATCGTCGCTACCATAGGTATCAGTTCGAAGGGATCATCTATTGTAGTTTTCCTTCAGATAGTTCGGGTCAGAGCCGTGGTGAGTAGGTATTCAAAAAAATTGTGGCGGGTGGAACACGTAGGTCAAAGGCACAACCGCATTGAATAGTTAGTGCGTAGTATAATCTGAGAACCCCAACTCAGGGAGGGATCACAATATGCCGACAAATTCAGACGATACGCGACTTGTTACGCTCCTCCTCGTTATCATCGGTGCCGTCTTCATCGTCCCGTTGTTCTTCATGGGCTTCGGGATGATGGGGTTTGGTCCGATGATGGGCGGGATGTGGGGCGGTCACATGTGGGGCGACGGGACGATGCCTGGCTGGATGTTCATCGTCGGCATCGTGATGCAGCTGCTGTTCCTCGCTGCCCTCGTCGGTGGTGGGTACCTCATCTATCGCGCAGTTACGGGAGCTGCGAGTGATTCGGACCAGGCACTCGAAGAGCTTCGGCTTGCCTACGCTCGCGGGGAGCTGACTGACGAGGAATACGAACAGCGACGCGAAGCACTCGAACGAGATACCTGATTACGACGAGACATCAAATCTGAAGGATGACCGGCTACCCCGACCACCGTCAACAGTCTCCCCGTCCGCAACTTCCAGCGTGGCTTGACCGATACACGACGGTGGGGTTATACGGGCTCCTCATCGGGACTGGACTCTGTCTGGTCGCGTTCCTCACGAATCCCGTTCCCGATCCCTCGTTCCCGTGGGCGACGCTGCCCGAGTCTCTACGATTACCGATTGCACAGCCCCGGATCGAACACTGGCCGGTGACCTACACTATCGGTATCTGGCTGTGGATTATCGGCTTTCCCGCGCTGTTCCTCGCTGGCTATAGACGATTCGGAGACTGGATGCCGTTCGGAACACCGATGTGGCTTGCTGGACTTCCGGCGCTCGCGATGCTCAGCTGGACGACATACTGCCGGTTTTTCTGGCCGAAGCTTCATCCGCCGACCTGGAACGCTCCCTCCTACACGGTCGTCTGCTGGCTATACTGCTCCTCGTACAACGTGCTCTGGAGTAATCTTGCCTATCTGATTGCGTTCGTCGGCGTCGCCGCGACAGTTCTAGCTGTGCGACGCCGGCACGTAGCCGGATACATCCTACTCGGGTTCGGAGTCTTCGCACTTCCCCTCGGATTGCCAGCTGTGTATGAGGGATATCGCCGGATAACTAAAACACACGGTGAAGTGAGGCCTTGACAGCGGTACAGGGCGCAAGCTCAAGAATCTCGGTGCGCACGAACGAACGCCCGGCGGAGGACAGTCAGGAGCACGTAGGTTTCGTACTTCTGGGTCTGACAGTGCTCACACGGCTGCATATCTGCGACGATCTCCGCTATCGCGTCGTCGTGGTCTTCTGTGAGAGTATCGAGTGAGTCCCTGATCTGGGGTTGAACGGCCTCGATCATCTCCTCAACAGCGTCATCAGCTGACTCTGGCAGCGAGTACGAGAGGACGATCGTATTCGCGTGGTAGTACTTCGTCGTCCCACCGCGCCCTTCCTCGAAGCGGACGACGTCGACGAGACCGGCATCCCGTAACTCGTTGATGTGATGACGAACCGTGTTCTCCGTGCGGTCGACGCCGCGGTCCTCCAAACGGCCGTGGACCTCAGTTGCGGTCAGCGCCTCCGCGGAGAGGATATCGAGGATCATCGCCCGCATCGGTTCGTCGATGGCGTCCGAAACCCGGGTGTCTCGCACCGCGATGTCCTCAAGCCGGTGGTCGGTACCGGAACTACTCATACGAGAACTGAGTATGAGCAGGCGGGAAAAGCTAGCGGGACGCTGCTTAGAACTCAGGTCGCTGGGTCCGCGATACCGAAAGCCCTAGACAACCCGTTTGACTGTTCCAATCACCTATATCTGTATTCAAACATATCATCTAAAAAATACTTATTGGGGTACGGGCACTACCTCAAACTGTAATGAGCGACACAACCCAGTTCCGCGTCCTCGACTTCGACTGCCCGACCTGTGCGAGCACCGTCGAACGCGCCCTATCGAACGTCGACGGTGTCCAGCACGTCGAGGTTCACTACGCGACCGGCCGCGTCGAGATCGAATATGACGACAGCGTCGCTGATCCCGACGCCTTCGCACAGACCATCGAAAACCAGGGGTACACGCCCCAACCAGCCTAACACCATGAATATTCAATCGATCATGCAGTACTACCGGAAACACCGGAAGGCCATCGTCACGGCGACGAGCGGCCTGCTGTACGGCGGTGGCTGGAGTCTGGGCTACCTCACGAGTTTCGAGATGGCAAGCGCCGCCATCCTCGTCCTCGCGACGATCGTGGGTGGCTACGACATCGCCAAGACCGCCTACCACGAGGTCACGAACCGGACACTCGGCATCAAGACGCTGGTGACGCTGGCCGCTATCGGGGCCATCGTCATCGGGGAGTACTGGGAGGCTGCCGCCGTCGTCTTCCTGTTCAGCCTCGGCAGCTACCTCGAGGGCCGGACCATGCGGAAGACCCGGACGGCCCTCCAGGAGCTCCTGGAGATGACGCCCGACACGGCGACCGTCCGTCGCGACGGGGAACTCCAAGAGGTTCCCGCCCGGGAAGTCGAAGAGGGCGAGGTCGTCGTCGTGAGGCCGGGCGGGAAGATTCCGGTCGATGGCGAGGTCGTCGACGGCGAAAGCGCCGTCAACCAGGCGCCGGTCACCGGCGAGAGCGCCCCCGTCCACAAGGCCGACGGCGACGAAGTCTACGCCGGGACGGTCAACCAGGAGGGCGCGCTAGAAATCCGGACGACGGGTGCGGGCTCGGACACGACGCTCGAACGTATCATCCGTCGCGTCGAGGAGGCCCAAGAGGCCCAGTCGCCCACGGAGAGTCTCATCGACCGGTTCGCGAAGTACTACACGCCGGCCGTCATCGTGCTGGCCATCGGCGCATATGCAGTCACGCAGAACGCGATCCTGTCGTTGACGCTGTTGGTCATCGGCTGTCCGGGCGCGCTGGTGATCGGGCCGCC
This genomic window contains:
- a CDS encoding SHOCT domain-containing protein → MPTNSDDTRLVTLLLVIIGAVFIVPLFFMGFGMMGFGPMMGGMWGGHMWGDGTMPGWMFIVGIVMQLLFLAALVGGGYLIYRAVTGAASDSDQALEELRLAYARGELTDEEYEQRREALERDT
- a CDS encoding ArsR/SmtB family transcription factor is translated as MSSSGTDHRLEDIAVRDTRVSDAIDEPMRAMILDILSAEALTATEVHGRLEDRGVDRTENTVRHHINELRDAGLVDVVRFEEGRGGTTKYYHANTIVLSYSLPESADDAVEEMIEAVQPQIRDSLDTLTEDHDDAIAEIVADMQPCEHCQTQKYETYVLLTVLRRAFVRAHRDS
- a CDS encoding heavy-metal-associated domain-containing protein, with product MSDTTQFRVLDFDCPTCASTVERALSNVDGVQHVEVHYATGRVEIEYDDSVADPDAFAQTIENQGYTPQPA